Proteins from one Chitinophaga oryzae genomic window:
- a CDS encoding lipase family protein, which yields MESKTSQTTAQSNNGGQPADAKVAVQLCSLALDVNVVKDMSTLMPGWQVVWNGKPTIDDNYAYIAFNASEKKYALVIRGSVFDGFKSWDTFANWILEDLNAIVMLSWPYAPTTQKPLIAAGAYIAFTNLLFMEDSLGSGKCIGEYLLTHAIEAGNSLIIAGHSLGGNIANVFASYFVQMLLDRNLSTSNVSLFTFAAPASGNADFALDLDNKLSTAWHYENQNDMVPKFPVFTGLVYTSNTFAPKTPDANKITVAFNPKTITLNGPNLTLHDAYMAIAGIFAKNGYVQPIKNNYIVFPTDLNPDLTENSITDWLGQVLPQHGLDYYAAFLGVKLPVPPVKQKVAAALA from the coding sequence ATGGAATCCAAAACTTCCCAAACAACCGCCCAATCCAACAACGGTGGGCAACCCGCAGATGCAAAAGTAGCCGTACAACTTTGCTCCCTGGCGCTTGATGTGAATGTTGTTAAAGACATGAGTACCCTCATGCCCGGCTGGCAGGTAGTCTGGAACGGAAAACCGACTATCGACGACAACTACGCATATATTGCGTTTAATGCTTCCGAAAAAAAGTATGCCCTGGTCATCCGCGGGTCCGTTTTCGACGGGTTTAAAAGCTGGGATACCTTCGCAAACTGGATACTGGAAGACCTGAATGCGATTGTGATGTTAAGCTGGCCTTATGCCCCCACTACCCAAAAGCCCCTGATTGCCGCAGGAGCTTATATTGCCTTCACCAACCTGCTTTTCATGGAAGATTCGCTGGGGTCTGGCAAATGCATTGGCGAGTATCTCTTAACCCATGCGATCGAAGCCGGCAATAGCCTGATCATTGCAGGACATAGCCTTGGCGGAAATATAGCCAACGTATTTGCCTCCTATTTTGTACAAATGCTGTTAGACAGGAACCTTTCCACTTCCAATGTTTCTCTGTTTACTTTTGCCGCGCCTGCTTCCGGAAATGCCGATTTCGCGCTCGACCTGGATAACAAGCTGTCAACAGCATGGCACTACGAGAATCAGAATGACATGGTTCCCAAGTTTCCTGTATTTACCGGGCTTGTTTATACCAGCAATACGTTTGCGCCTAAAACACCGGATGCAAATAAGATTACGGTTGCCTTTAATCCCAAAACCATTACCCTCAACGGACCGAATCTTACACTGCATGATGCCTATATGGCCATTGCGGGTATATTCGCGAAGAATGGCTACGTACAGCCAATAAAGAACAACTACATTGTCTTCCCGACTGACCTGAATCCTGATCTTACCGAGAACAGTATCACAGACTGGCTTGGCCAGGTACTTCCTCAGCATGGCCTTGATTACTATGCGGCTTTCCTGGGCGTAAAGCTGCCGGTGCCACCGGTTAAGCAAAAAGTAGCAGCCGCACTTGCTTAG
- a CDS encoding glycoside hydrolase family 31 protein, with the protein MRWYFFLVCMLSGLFTQAQSVPLQWEAVAPGVWKATVGQPDKVDLLATAGGSPRKEALQKLGEAPFPLPQADCSAEIKEGKVYLRFPLQEEEQLFGLGLQFKTVNRRGQILDLHMDHYQGRDDGRSHAPVPFYVSTNGYGVLVNSARYITVYAGTAVRVNTQHPPKVYDRNTDPDWSAQPYSDAVEMLVPAAGTEIYVFAGKNAMEAVQRYNLFNGGGTLPPKWGLGFTHRMPTLSTAEQVKAEAAAFSEHGFPLDFIGLEPGWQTKAYPCTFEWDQSRFPDPAGFVKEMQAKGIRLNLWLNPYLSPASSLYNTAKPLSGSHTVWNGLVPDFTLPQAQQLYKNLFKTQHVDIGVSGYKIDEVDGVDSWLWPDVATFPSGTTAEQMRQVYGVMMQRLTTEWFREKGVRTYGLVRASNAGASSFPYVIYNDYYNHRDFITALCNSSFIGVLWTPEVRASKTAEEWLRRMQSACFSPMAMLNAWADGTRPWSFPEVEQQVKDVALLRMQLFPYLYTVFSQYYLEGKPPVRAMNLVEGFSFRHQSEKTALDATDNPYRMALREDVKDQFMLGDDLLVAPMFTGQTTRKVILPQGKWYDFYTGEYAGNGNIIEATPGLDKIPLYVRDGGIIPMIPPVTHTPAPDEQLPLEVRHYGEAESTSLLYDDDGQSYGYQQGKYVQYRLSAKKDKRQQWQGQVVIDNKQGLKVVYKDIKWRFMKPQNAGR; encoded by the coding sequence ATGAGATGGTATTTTTTTCTGGTCTGTATGCTCTCCGGCCTTTTTACGCAGGCGCAGTCCGTGCCCTTACAGTGGGAAGCCGTAGCGCCGGGCGTCTGGAAAGCAACTGTAGGACAGCCCGATAAGGTGGATTTACTGGCAACAGCAGGCGGCAGTCCCCGGAAAGAGGCGTTGCAAAAACTGGGAGAGGCGCCGTTCCCGCTTCCCCAGGCGGATTGCAGCGCCGAAATAAAAGAGGGGAAGGTGTACCTGCGTTTTCCCTTACAGGAAGAAGAACAGCTGTTTGGTCTGGGGCTGCAATTCAAAACGGTGAACCGCAGAGGGCAAATACTGGACCTGCATATGGACCACTACCAGGGCCGGGACGACGGCCGTTCCCATGCGCCTGTGCCTTTCTATGTTTCAACCAACGGCTATGGCGTGCTGGTCAACAGCGCCCGGTACATCACCGTGTACGCCGGTACCGCCGTGCGGGTAAACACCCAGCATCCTCCAAAGGTGTATGACCGGAATACCGACCCGGACTGGAGCGCGCAGCCTTACTCCGACGCCGTAGAGATGCTGGTGCCGGCAGCAGGTACGGAGATATATGTATTTGCCGGTAAAAATGCCATGGAAGCAGTGCAACGTTATAACCTCTTCAACGGCGGGGGGACGCTGCCTCCCAAGTGGGGACTGGGTTTTACGCATCGCATGCCTACGCTTTCCACAGCGGAACAGGTGAAAGCAGAAGCCGCGGCATTCAGCGAACATGGTTTTCCGTTGGATTTCATCGGGCTGGAGCCCGGCTGGCAAACAAAAGCCTATCCCTGTACTTTTGAATGGGACCAGTCAAGGTTCCCCGATCCCGCAGGCTTTGTAAAAGAAATGCAGGCCAAAGGCATCCGGCTCAACTTATGGCTGAACCCTTACTTGTCGCCGGCTTCCTCTTTGTATAACACAGCGAAGCCGTTGTCCGGTTCACATACCGTATGGAACGGACTGGTACCGGATTTTACGTTGCCGCAGGCGCAGCAGTTGTATAAAAATCTCTTCAAAACGCAACATGTGGATATCGGCGTTTCCGGATACAAAATAGATGAAGTGGACGGTGTAGACAGCTGGCTGTGGCCGGATGTAGCCACCTTTCCGTCGGGAACGACCGCAGAACAAATGCGGCAGGTATACGGAGTGATGATGCAACGCCTCACCACCGAATGGTTCAGGGAGAAGGGCGTGCGCACCTATGGGCTGGTGCGCGCCTCCAACGCCGGGGCATCTTCTTTTCCCTATGTGATCTACAACGATTATTACAACCACCGGGATTTTATTACGGCATTGTGTAACAGCAGTTTTATCGGCGTCCTCTGGACACCGGAGGTAAGGGCTTCCAAAACCGCGGAGGAATGGCTGCGGCGTATGCAGTCCGCCTGCTTTTCGCCCATGGCCATGCTCAACGCCTGGGCAGACGGTACCAGGCCCTGGAGTTTCCCGGAAGTGGAACAACAGGTAAAGGACGTGGCATTGTTGAGGATGCAGCTGTTCCCGTATCTCTATACTGTTTTCTCCCAGTATTACCTGGAAGGTAAACCGCCTGTGAGGGCGATGAACCTCGTAGAGGGCTTCTCGTTCCGGCATCAATCTGAAAAAACAGCGCTGGATGCTACCGATAACCCTTACAGGATGGCCCTCCGGGAAGATGTGAAAGACCAGTTCATGCTGGGCGATGATCTGTTGGTAGCGCCGATGTTTACCGGGCAAACCACCCGTAAGGTGATACTGCCGCAAGGTAAGTGGTACGACTTCTACACCGGTGAATATGCTGGCAACGGCAACATCATCGAAGCAACGCCGGGACTGGATAAAATACCACTGTACGTGAGAGACGGCGGCATTATTCCGATGATACCGCCGGTAACCCATACACCGGCGCCTGACGAGCAGCTTCCGCTGGAAGTACGCCACTATGGCGAGGCCGAAAGCACATCACTGCTGTACGACGATGACGGGCAATCCTACGGTTACCAGCAAGGAAAGTATGTACAATACCGGCTTTCCGCGAAAAAGGATAAACGTCAGCAGTGGCAGGGACAGGTGGTGATCGACAACAAGCAGGGATTAAAAGTAGTTTACAAGGATATTAAATGGCGGTTTATGAAGCCCCAAAACGCCGGAAGGTAA
- a CDS encoding RagB/SusD family nutrient uptake outer membrane protein: protein MKFGYTTIRALLVMVCFTGCSKVLDKKDLGAVNESDIWKDNKLATAYVNKLYEDNLPGWNTSDAGTSDEAPGGDAVMYGQLTINSFDVWPYNNIRNINILLKNIDGGTLPAATRDLLKGQAFFFRAWRYFQMVRLYGGVPLLLEPQQVTDNLMVARTKTSACIDQMVADLDNAAKVLPPSWTGNDIGRITKGAALALKGRILLYYASPQFNPAGDAARWQKAYEANKTAREMLEAAGAGLYDKFANIWMDEMNKEVVFVNRYSYPDKVNDWNAATRPLSEAQNNTGANHPTLEMVNAFPMKNGLPVTDPAAGYDAVHYWRNRDPRFAATIAYNGCPWELSGKAGRRQWNYVGAETQFLTETGFYCRKAVDVSYSKFFTYNSSTDWVEIRFAEVLMNLAECANETGKTTEAYEILKLIRKRAGIDAGGDNLYGLKNGMTTVSMREAIRLERKIEFAYEGKRYWDLRRWKLFEQELNGKVRHGLVISLLIPQSEFDKIRDTVNLDGNYSRYFKDSLVAVDKVFKVDFKPNYYFYPINTKHLELNGNLKQTNGWDGGAFDPLQ, encoded by the coding sequence ATGAAATTCGGATATACTACTATACGCGCGCTGCTTGTAATGGTCTGCTTTACCGGTTGCAGTAAGGTGTTGGACAAAAAAGACCTGGGTGCTGTCAACGAATCGGATATATGGAAAGATAATAAGCTGGCCACTGCTTATGTCAATAAATTATATGAAGATAACCTTCCCGGCTGGAACACTTCCGATGCCGGAACGTCTGATGAAGCACCGGGCGGAGATGCCGTAATGTACGGTCAGCTGACGATCAACTCTTTCGATGTGTGGCCTTACAACAACATCAGGAACATCAACATCCTCCTGAAAAATATCGACGGCGGGACCCTGCCTGCCGCCACCAGGGACCTGTTAAAAGGACAGGCTTTCTTTTTCAGGGCATGGCGTTATTTCCAGATGGTGAGACTATACGGAGGGGTGCCGCTCCTCCTGGAACCGCAGCAGGTGACAGACAACCTGATGGTAGCGAGAACGAAAACATCGGCCTGTATTGACCAGATGGTGGCCGACCTGGACAATGCCGCGAAAGTGCTGCCGCCGTCGTGGACCGGCAACGACATCGGCAGGATCACCAAAGGGGCCGCGCTGGCATTAAAAGGAAGGATACTGCTGTATTATGCCAGCCCGCAGTTTAACCCGGCCGGCGATGCGGCAAGATGGCAAAAGGCCTATGAGGCGAACAAAACGGCCAGAGAAATGTTGGAAGCCGCAGGAGCGGGGCTGTATGATAAGTTCGCCAACATATGGATGGATGAGATGAATAAAGAAGTCGTTTTTGTAAACAGGTATTCCTACCCCGACAAGGTGAATGACTGGAACGCCGCCACCCGCCCGCTGAGCGAAGCACAGAATAACACCGGAGCCAATCATCCTACGCTGGAAATGGTGAATGCTTTTCCCATGAAGAACGGCCTGCCCGTCACCGATCCGGCTGCCGGCTATGACGCGGTACATTACTGGCGAAACAGGGATCCCCGCTTTGCCGCCACCATCGCCTATAACGGTTGCCCCTGGGAGCTGAGCGGAAAGGCAGGAAGACGGCAGTGGAACTATGTGGGCGCTGAAACGCAGTTCCTCACGGAAACAGGGTTTTATTGCAGGAAAGCAGTGGATGTCAGTTATTCAAAGTTCTTCACCTATAACAGCAGTACGGACTGGGTGGAAATACGTTTCGCCGAGGTGCTGATGAACCTCGCGGAATGTGCCAACGAAACAGGTAAAACCACCGAAGCGTATGAAATACTTAAACTCATCCGGAAACGTGCCGGCATAGACGCCGGTGGCGATAACCTGTACGGGCTGAAGAACGGCATGACGACGGTTTCCATGCGGGAAGCCATCCGGCTGGAAAGGAAAATAGAGTTCGCCTATGAAGGAAAACGCTATTGGGACCTGAGAAGGTGGAAATTGTTTGAACAGGAACTGAACGGGAAAGTAAGACACGGCCTTGTGATCAGCCTGCTGATACCACAGAGCGAGTTCGATAAAATAAGAGATACGGTTAACCTCGACGGGAACTACAGCCGGTATTTCAAAGACTCGCTGGTAGCGGTGGACAAGGTGTTTAAAGTTGACTTTAAGCCCAACTACTACTTTTATCCCATCAACACCAAACACCTGGAGTTGAATGGCAATCTTAAACAAACAAACGGGTGGGATGGAGGTGCTTTTGATCCCCTGCAATAA
- a CDS encoding SusC/RagA family TonB-linked outer membrane protein, whose product MKKRSTRVPGRMAGCLMIYFLIGLAPSSGSYANAQMNHVITENFQNISVRRLFAIINQKTAVTFVFDASSINPDIVVHINARSLTAGNILDSLSEKLNWSFKKLGNTITVKSNPPKAHTPGDAPRAPGPARQKEIATDTFLISGTVKDSLGTPLTGVTVQVKDAPGGTVTDKNGHYTIPANPNAVLVFSYIGFNRRETTAGGSNRLDVTLSSTASGLNEIVVVGYGTEKRATLTGAIATVAGKDIRDQPVANLSNALAGRLSGVRITQSGGKPGMASAITIRAASTWNNTDPLYVIDGVVRDKFAFDALDPSEVENISILKDGASAAVYGSRASNGVVLVTTRQGREGRTAISYSGSVGVEKPIHIPEVQNAYQQAITINDALRIDNIPTSDARYYSPDELEYFKTHNWNWIDEAWKNPVTTRHSLSVSGGSPKVRYFMNGTYFYATGSFNKLDFRKNTLRANVEADITSNLTASLNVSMDVRNDQKPYWRYDNDGDNMEDLYKAFLFRSQSVPPYINGKLNGTYVEWSPLAITQGQTGYNKKKFTNYNTIATLRYRIPAVPGLELKLMFNKYSRTNFIKQFSLPYELTVFKRTGEHNHIVTDEPEGVKVRNDGEFLYESYDNQEAYQLDGYISYNRAFGAHKLSALFVYEQAESNGNNFNGQRNNFVSPAIDQLFAGSAASQFANGNGWEDGRASYIGRVNYNYADKYILEGAFRYDGSVKFAPAKRWGFFPSFSAVWRISEEPFFKDNVTFVNDLKLRSTIALIGNDAVGGWQWMQRYNVANGAVFSGITSGIAPGSLVNPDITWEKSVSWNGGLDAYLLQGKLNFSADVFRTHTYDILGARQQSVPSTFGATLPAENYGVINAKGFELSARYNASINKEFNYYVSANFGYATNEVKVQDQPANQRAYKSVIGYNMNRIWGYEATSILRTQADVDALPAGYTIFGQKPEPGMLNYRDIRGAVDDKPDGKIDDNDAQYIAGYSNPPVNYGIAFGGTWKGIGLDLLFQGLAGSKTMIDVRGVQARTEETNFAYWNDHWTPENPNAAYPRVARNAAGDASTFWLRNGSFLRLKNVNLSYDLPRPLMKKYGLAGVRLFFSGTNLLLLEDHVKVRDPEAASLRAYPLMKNYTFGLNITL is encoded by the coding sequence ATGAAAAAAAGATCAACCAGGGTACCAGGGAGGATGGCAGGATGTCTGATGATTTACTTCCTCATCGGACTGGCGCCTTCCTCCGGCAGCTATGCCAACGCCCAAATGAACCACGTTATCACGGAAAACTTCCAAAACATCTCTGTAAGAAGATTATTTGCCATTATCAACCAGAAAACGGCGGTCACCTTTGTATTCGACGCCAGCAGCATTAATCCCGATATTGTGGTACACATCAATGCCCGTAGTTTAACTGCCGGCAACATTCTGGACAGCCTCTCGGAGAAACTGAACTGGTCGTTCAAAAAGCTGGGCAATACTATCACCGTGAAAAGCAATCCGCCGAAAGCCCATACGCCGGGCGACGCGCCACGGGCGCCGGGACCGGCCCGGCAAAAAGAGATTGCCACAGATACCTTTCTTATTTCAGGAACGGTAAAAGACTCGCTCGGCACCCCGCTGACAGGCGTGACGGTACAGGTGAAAGACGCTCCCGGCGGCACCGTCACCGACAAAAACGGGCATTACACGATTCCTGCCAATCCAAACGCGGTCCTCGTTTTTTCTTATATCGGGTTTAACCGCCGGGAAACCACTGCCGGCGGCAGCAACCGCCTCGACGTGACGCTCAGCAGCACCGCCAGCGGCCTCAATGAAATAGTAGTGGTCGGATACGGAACGGAAAAAAGAGCGACCCTCACAGGCGCTATCGCCACCGTCGCAGGAAAAGACATCCGCGACCAGCCGGTGGCCAACCTCTCCAACGCGCTGGCAGGGCGGCTGTCCGGCGTGCGCATCACCCAGTCCGGCGGTAAGCCCGGCATGGCCTCCGCCATCACCATCCGCGCTGCCAGCACCTGGAACAACACCGATCCCCTGTACGTTATCGATGGCGTGGTGCGTGATAAATTTGCCTTCGACGCACTGGACCCGAGCGAGGTAGAAAATATCTCCATCTTAAAAGACGGCGCCTCTGCTGCGGTATATGGCTCCCGTGCGTCCAACGGCGTCGTGCTCGTCACCACCCGGCAGGGCAGGGAAGGAAGAACAGCTATTTCCTACAGCGGTTCGGTAGGCGTGGAAAAGCCCATCCATATCCCGGAAGTACAGAACGCCTACCAACAGGCCATTACCATCAACGACGCCCTGCGTATCGACAATATCCCCACCAGCGATGCGCGGTACTATTCACCGGATGAGCTGGAATATTTTAAAACACATAACTGGAACTGGATAGATGAAGCCTGGAAAAATCCCGTTACTACCCGGCATTCACTGTCGGTGAGCGGCGGCTCTCCCAAAGTAAGGTATTTCATGAACGGCACTTACTTCTACGCTACCGGGTCATTTAACAAACTGGACTTCCGCAAGAATACATTACGTGCCAATGTGGAAGCCGATATCACCAGCAACCTCACCGCTTCCCTGAATGTAAGCATGGACGTAAGGAATGATCAGAAGCCCTACTGGCGGTACGACAACGACGGGGATAATATGGAAGACCTCTATAAGGCTTTCCTGTTCCGTTCCCAGTCGGTACCTCCGTATATCAACGGCAAACTGAATGGCACTTACGTAGAATGGTCGCCGCTGGCCATCACCCAGGGACAAACAGGTTACAACAAGAAGAAATTTACCAACTATAATACCATCGCTACCCTGCGTTACAGGATACCGGCCGTACCCGGCCTGGAACTGAAACTGATGTTCAACAAATACTCCCGCACCAATTTCATCAAGCAGTTCAGCCTGCCTTACGAGCTGACTGTCTTTAAACGTACCGGCGAACACAATCACATTGTGACCGATGAACCGGAAGGCGTGAAAGTGCGTAATGACGGCGAATTTCTCTACGAATCCTACGACAACCAGGAGGCTTACCAGCTGGATGGTTATATCTCCTACAACCGCGCCTTTGGTGCGCATAAACTGAGCGCGCTGTTTGTATACGAACAGGCGGAAAGCAATGGCAACAACTTCAACGGCCAGCGGAACAACTTCGTATCACCGGCTATCGATCAGCTGTTTGCCGGCAGCGCCGCCAGCCAGTTCGCCAATGGCAACGGCTGGGAAGACGGCCGCGCGTCCTACATCGGCAGAGTGAATTACAACTACGCAGACAAATACATTCTCGAAGGCGCCTTCCGGTACGATGGCTCTGTAAAGTTCGCGCCGGCCAAACGGTGGGGCTTCTTCCCGTCATTCTCGGCTGTATGGCGTATTTCAGAGGAGCCTTTCTTTAAGGACAACGTCACCTTTGTCAACGACCTCAAATTAAGAAGCACCATCGCTTTAATCGGTAACGACGCCGTTGGCGGCTGGCAATGGATGCAACGCTACAATGTGGCCAACGGCGCTGTTTTCAGCGGTATCACCAGCGGTATTGCACCCGGCTCCCTGGTGAACCCCGACATCACCTGGGAGAAGTCCGTTTCCTGGAACGGCGGCCTGGATGCCTACCTGCTGCAGGGCAAACTGAATTTTTCGGCAGACGTGTTCCGCACGCATACCTATGACATCCTCGGCGCCAGGCAACAAAGCGTGCCTTCCACTTTCGGCGCCACGCTTCCCGCAGAAAATTACGGCGTGATCAACGCCAAAGGCTTTGAGCTGTCGGCGCGGTATAACGCGTCCATTAATAAGGAGTTCAACTACTATGTGTCCGCCAATTTCGGATACGCCACCAACGAGGTGAAGGTACAGGACCAGCCTGCCAACCAGCGCGCCTATAAATCCGTGATCGGCTACAATATGAACCGCATCTGGGGATATGAAGCCACCAGCATTCTCCGCACGCAGGCTGACGTCGACGCCCTGCCCGCCGGTTATACCATCTTCGGACAGAAACCGGAGCCGGGCATGCTCAATTACCGTGATATCCGCGGAGCGGTAGACGATAAACCAGACGGTAAAATTGATGACAACGATGCGCAATACATCGCCGGCTACAGCAATCCTCCTGTTAACTACGGCATCGCTTTCGGGGGCACCTGGAAAGGAATAGGGCTGGACCTGCTCTTCCAGGGGCTGGCGGGCAGTAAAACCATGATCGATGTGCGCGGTGTGCAGGCCAGAACAGAGGAGACCAATTTTGCGTACTGGAACGATCACTGGACACCTGAAAATCCCAATGCCGCCTACCCGCGGGTGGCCAGGAACGCTGCCGGCGATGCCTCCACCTTCTGGCTGCGTAACGGCTCATTCTTACGGCTGAAAAATGTGAACCTCTCCTACGACCTGCCCCGGCCGCTGATGAAAAAATACGGCCTTGCCGGCGTGCGCCTTTTCTTCTCCGGTACCAACCTGTTGCTGCTGGAGGATCATGTGAAGGTCAGGGACCCGGAGGCCGCAAGCCTGCGTGCCTATCCGCTGATGAAGAACTACACCTTCGGCCTGAACATTACCTTATAA
- a CDS encoding FecR family protein translates to MAPIDRALLEKYFNGECTPEEESLVYRWLDENDLDEYPDVHNERKHDRKQKKGWEKLSRLDEGLRALPAPGSTGASRGRWWIAAAMLIVLLGGSLLYFNYFHGDEKAYTTSFGEVRTFRLADGTTVTLNACSVLKVKRGFGRKHRDVQLQGEACFDIHGQPGKAFTVHAGELAVTALGTAFNVSAFAEDPQAIVSLANGKVRVAKRNTPGIVLAPGEEVVYSTKEDRLKKEKFDYRKRFAWKQMIICFDNANIDEVLTKLERFYGVQFDINQLKSRQWRLTGEYSNPALQEVLESLSFNYDFKYRIEAGKITLSEH, encoded by the coding sequence ATGGCGCCCATAGACAGAGCTCTGCTGGAGAAATATTTTAACGGTGAATGTACGCCTGAAGAGGAAAGCCTGGTATACCGATGGCTGGATGAGAACGATCTGGACGAGTACCCCGACGTGCATAACGAAAGGAAGCATGACCGGAAACAAAAGAAAGGATGGGAAAAACTATCCAGGCTGGATGAAGGACTCAGGGCTTTGCCTGCTCCGGGAAGCACCGGCGCCTCCCGCGGGAGGTGGTGGATAGCTGCTGCCATGCTGATAGTGTTACTGGGAGGGAGCCTGTTGTATTTTAATTATTTCCACGGTGATGAAAAAGCATACACCACATCCTTTGGCGAGGTCAGGACGTTCCGCCTGGCCGACGGCACTACGGTCACGCTCAACGCCTGTTCGGTCTTAAAGGTCAAACGCGGTTTCGGCCGTAAACACCGCGACGTACAACTGCAGGGTGAAGCGTGTTTCGATATCCATGGCCAACCGGGAAAAGCTTTTACCGTGCATGCCGGAGAACTGGCTGTCACCGCGCTGGGAACGGCTTTTAACGTATCGGCCTTTGCGGAAGATCCGCAGGCCATCGTGTCCCTGGCCAATGGCAAAGTACGGGTAGCAAAAAGGAACACGCCCGGCATAGTGCTGGCGCCGGGAGAGGAAGTGGTATATTCCACGAAGGAAGACCGGCTCAAAAAAGAGAAATTTGATTACAGGAAACGGTTCGCCTGGAAGCAGATGATCATCTGTTTCGACAATGCCAACATCGACGAAGTCCTCACCAAACTGGAAAGATTCTATGGAGTACAATTTGATATCAACCAATTAAAGTCACGCCAATGGCGGCTTACAGGGGAGTACAGCAACCCGGCGCTACAGGAAGTGCTGGAGAGCCTGTCTTTTAACTATGACTTTAAATACAGGATAGAAGCCGGCAAAATCACGCTATCCGAACATTAA
- a CDS encoding RNA polymerase sigma-70 factor has protein sequence MAPALSPLSHDDIYLLTGLAQGDAMVFRLIYQSYERKIYNIAFFYTGSEEDAEDIVQDVFTSLWLRREKIELKGSLENYITRCAKYTAFFYLKMRQKKKHATENAAIPRPLDGPEEHIRYKDMQAYLHSLLQSLSHKTREIFYLSRYNGLSYPEIANRMDISVKTVEYHVSLALRKIASGKF, from the coding sequence ATGGCGCCTGCATTATCGCCCCTTTCCCATGATGATATCTACCTGTTAACAGGGCTGGCACAGGGTGACGCTATGGTCTTTCGCCTGATATATCAATCCTATGAACGGAAGATATATAACATCGCCTTTTTTTATACCGGCTCCGAAGAAGATGCCGAAGACATCGTACAGGACGTGTTTACCTCCCTCTGGCTGCGACGGGAAAAGATTGAACTAAAAGGGTCACTTGAAAACTATATCACCCGCTGTGCAAAATATACTGCCTTTTTTTATCTCAAAATGAGGCAGAAGAAAAAACACGCGACGGAAAACGCTGCCATCCCCCGGCCGCTGGACGGCCCCGAAGAGCATATCCGCTACAAAGATATGCAGGCATATCTTCACAGCCTGCTCCAATCCCTGTCACACAAAACAAGAGAGATATTCTACCTGAGCCGGTATAACGGGCTAAGCTACCCGGAGATAGCCAACAGGATGGACATCTCTGTAAAAACGGTGGAATATCACGTTTCGCTCGCCCTTAGAAAGATAGCTTCGGGGAAATTTTAA
- a CDS encoding YegP family protein yields MGKFVITKSANGEFRFKLNAGNGETILTSEGYNAKAGCLNGIESVKTNSRHDERFEKKTSSNEKHYFNLKATNGQVIGTSQMYASAAGRDNGIESVKKNAAEATTEDQTA; encoded by the coding sequence ATGGGAAAATTTGTCATTACGAAGAGTGCCAACGGAGAATTCCGTTTTAAACTGAATGCCGGCAACGGCGAAACCATCCTCACCAGCGAAGGCTACAACGCCAAGGCCGGTTGCCTGAACGGTATCGAGTCAGTTAAAACCAACTCCCGGCACGACGAACGGTTCGAGAAAAAAACTTCTTCCAACGAGAAACATTATTTTAACCTGAAAGCGACAAACGGCCAGGTGATCGGTACCAGCCAGATGTACGCCAGCGCCGCGGGCAGGGATAATGGAATTGAGTCTGTGAAGAAAAATGCGGCAGAAGCCACAACAGAAGATCAGACGGCGTAA